In Haloplanus rubicundus, one DNA window encodes the following:
- a CDS encoding DUF7827 domain-containing protein: MRGDGSRFVVYVALFVLVIGQVSGAGVTVVRGESGAATVSDGGTYFVGQTLSTDRYDSGDSVDLERTNGSLVTAVRVADDGTVTLDTGRFSSGGYELTSPSGPTISFDLVRQTYSVDPNRSTVSTADATLDIAVRSNRGNYTHAVRSPDFDGSTLRTFFGGAGTVASDGDTLLLSGGARQSLSMNLTGVEPGRYRFVFAVADADASEHITVSVDDSGPGQITLVPRIVQTEVGDVATVTLRFQGTDTARLTVGSAALNWRVALTVRDADGDGSVAIRVDTANARQPGTVFTATGADTASNVTVTHGTQFTDPDRRIAANPYPLSVATGGRETDVGTLSLRPATGVTSICNRNAGSLVDAYDDNADAVPGFLAGTVTETTIHGIVTDAGQRDYTIITDSDRSVSAFRAGSPDNATVEVETDCATVRTIADAENKRDAVGTAYDDGDIAIRGVGPIDTILVEVLKLGVRIGDLFGLV; encoded by the coding sequence ATGAGAGGCGATGGCTCGCGATTCGTCGTCTACGTCGCCCTGTTCGTCCTCGTGATCGGGCAGGTGAGCGGGGCCGGCGTCACGGTCGTTCGTGGCGAGAGCGGTGCCGCGACCGTCAGCGACGGTGGCACCTACTTCGTCGGGCAGACCCTGTCCACGGATCGGTACGATTCGGGCGATAGCGTCGACCTCGAACGCACCAATGGGAGCCTCGTGACGGCCGTTCGCGTCGCCGACGACGGGACGGTGACGCTCGATACGGGGCGATTCTCCTCCGGTGGGTACGAACTCACCAGCCCGTCGGGACCGACCATCTCGTTCGACCTCGTTCGCCAGACGTACTCGGTCGATCCGAACCGCAGTACCGTTTCCACCGCCGACGCGACCCTCGACATCGCGGTGCGGTCGAACCGGGGGAACTACACCCATGCCGTCCGATCACCGGACTTCGATGGATCGACGCTCCGAACGTTTTTCGGCGGCGCCGGAACCGTCGCTTCCGACGGTGACACGCTCCTGCTGTCGGGTGGCGCCCGACAGTCCCTGTCGATGAACCTCACCGGCGTCGAGCCGGGAAGGTACCGCTTCGTCTTCGCCGTCGCCGACGCCGACGCGAGCGAGCACATCACCGTCTCCGTCGACGACTCTGGCCCCGGTCAGATCACACTCGTGCCGCGAATCGTCCAGACCGAGGTCGGCGACGTCGCGACGGTGACCCTCCGCTTCCAGGGCACGGACACCGCACGGCTGACGGTCGGCTCGGCGGCGCTCAACTGGCGGGTCGCCCTGACCGTCAGGGACGCCGACGGCGACGGTTCGGTCGCCATCCGGGTCGATACGGCCAACGCCCGCCAGCCGGGGACGGTGTTCACCGCGACCGGCGCCGACACCGCCTCGAACGTTACCGTGACACACGGTACTCAGTTCACCGACCCCGACCGCCGCATCGCCGCGAATCCGTATCCGCTCTCCGTCGCGACGGGCGGCAGGGAGACTGACGTCGGGACCTTGTCGTTGCGTCCCGCGACCGGCGTCACCAGCATCTGCAACCGGAACGCCGGCTCACTGGTCGATGCGTACGACGACAACGCGGACGCCGTTCCGGGGTTCCTGGCTGGTACCGTCACCGAGACGACGATCCACGGCATCGTGACCGACGCCGGTCAGCGCGATTACACGATTATCACCGATTCCGATCGATCGGTGTCCGCGTTCCGCGCCGGTTCCCCGGACAACGCCACCGTCGAAGTCGAAACCGACTGCGCCACGGTCCGGACGATAGCCGATGCCGA
- a CDS encoding DEAD/DEAH box helicase: MKVADAVPEFADAFDFDEFNAMQREALPVLVETDHNVVASAPTASGKTALAELAICKTLRDGGTALFIAPMRALTNEKESEWERFEDLGYSVYVVTGERDLNPRRARHADVLVMTPEKVDSATRKHDSRRYDFVTDVDCVVIDEVHLLDSERRGGVLEVTVSRLRRLCDPRFVALSATMPNVEDVAAWLDAPPEATFAFDDEYRPVDLQTGVKTYTHGENSFADKYRRLYRALDLAEPHVREDGQALVFVASRQDAVSAAAKTRDELAERDVPVGARGDYDFHTDAKELSDDRLHKAVLDGVAFHHAGLSKADRDRIEQWFKEGKISILFSTSTLAWGVNLPARCVIVRDTKYHDPLEGEVDISPLDLLQMLGRAGRPGYDDVGYGWVVCDRSDADRYRRLLREGTEIESHLAADLDAHLNAEIAMGTIDDLDDVLSWLETTYYYVRAASEPAAYDFDGLRDRVRDTLDSLVSRGFVEMGSDLAIESTALGRLASKYYLRLSTAEAFHALADRDRIDADAILETVAAAAEFDSVSARQSEADAVDAVLGSEADHLDDGGRKVLAILRASTSDSVPADLRSDAWIIRRNALRLLAALREFLARFAGPRAANLARRLEARVEHGVSRDAVSLTAVDGVGAGRARNLAAGGLSRPADIVDAGADELERAGLAAGVAERVVNAAADFPAISVDWGDVPDSVAAGDSEMCEVRVRNAGGGARVGVRVTVNGVEMHAKETYLSDVTTVPVGVFGADADELDFRVEVAFVELPIRPFVAERTVRVV; encoded by the coding sequence GTGAAGGTCGCCGACGCCGTCCCGGAGTTCGCCGACGCCTTCGACTTCGACGAGTTCAACGCGATGCAACGGGAAGCCCTCCCGGTCCTCGTCGAGACGGATCACAACGTCGTCGCGTCGGCGCCGACGGCGAGCGGCAAGACCGCCCTCGCCGAACTCGCCATCTGCAAGACGCTTCGCGACGGGGGGACCGCGCTCTTTATCGCGCCCATGCGCGCCCTCACCAACGAGAAGGAGAGCGAGTGGGAGCGCTTCGAGGACCTCGGCTACTCCGTCTACGTCGTCACCGGCGAGCGCGACCTGAACCCGCGGCGCGCCCGCCACGCCGACGTACTCGTCATGACGCCCGAGAAGGTGGACTCGGCCACCCGCAAACACGACTCCCGGCGCTACGACTTCGTGACCGACGTGGACTGCGTGGTGATCGACGAGGTCCACCTCCTCGACTCCGAGCGCCGCGGCGGCGTCCTCGAAGTCACCGTCTCCCGCCTCCGCCGCCTCTGTGACCCCCGATTCGTCGCGCTCTCGGCGACCATGCCGAACGTCGAGGACGTGGCGGCGTGGCTCGACGCCCCGCCCGAGGCCACCTTCGCCTTCGACGACGAGTACCGCCCGGTCGACCTCCAGACGGGCGTCAAGACCTACACTCACGGCGAGAACTCCTTCGCCGACAAGTACCGCCGGCTCTACCGCGCGCTCGACCTCGCCGAACCCCACGTCCGCGAGGACGGGCAGGCGCTCGTCTTCGTCGCCTCCCGGCAGGACGCCGTCAGCGCCGCTGCCAAGACCCGGGACGAACTCGCCGAACGCGACGTACCCGTCGGCGCCCGCGGCGACTACGACTTCCACACCGACGCGAAGGAGCTGAGCGACGACCGCCTCCACAAGGCCGTCCTCGACGGCGTCGCCTTCCACCACGCCGGTCTCTCGAAAGCGGACCGCGACCGGATCGAGCAGTGGTTCAAGGAGGGGAAGATATCCATCCTCTTCTCGACGTCGACGCTCGCGTGGGGGGTCAACCTCCCCGCCCGCTGTGTGATCGTCCGCGACACAAAGTACCACGACCCGTTGGAAGGTGAAGTGGACATCAGCCCCCTCGACCTCCTGCAGATGCTCGGCCGCGCCGGGCGGCCGGGGTACGACGACGTGGGCTACGGCTGGGTCGTCTGTGACCGCTCCGACGCCGACCGCTACCGTCGCCTCCTGCGTGAGGGCACGGAGATAGAGTCCCACCTCGCGGCCGATCTGGACGCCCACCTCAACGCCGAAATCGCGATGGGGACCATCGACGACCTCGACGACGTGCTCTCGTGGCTCGAGACGACCTACTACTACGTCCGCGCGGCCTCCGAACCCGCGGCCTACGACTTCGACGGCCTCCGCGACCGGGTGCGCGACACGCTCGACTCGCTGGTCTCGCGGGGCTTCGTCGAGATGGGGTCGGACCTCGCCATCGAGTCGACGGCGCTCGGCCGCCTCGCCTCGAAGTACTACCTCCGGCTCTCGACCGCCGAGGCGTTTCACGCCCTCGCGGACCGTGACCGCATCGACGCCGACGCCATCCTCGAAACCGTCGCCGCGGCGGCGGAGTTCGACTCCGTCTCCGCGCGGCAGTCGGAGGCGGACGCCGTCGACGCCGTGTTAGGTAGCGAGGCTGACCATCTCGACGACGGCGGCCGCAAAGTCCTCGCCATCCTCCGCGCCTCGACCAGCGACTCCGTGCCCGCCGACCTGCGGAGCGACGCGTGGATCATCCGCCGGAACGCCCTCCGCCTCCTCGCCGCGCTTCGGGAGTTCCTCGCCCGCTTTGCCGGCCCCCGGGCCGCCAACCTCGCCAGGCGGCTGGAGGCCCGGGTCGAACACGGCGTCAGCCGCGACGCCGTCTCCCTGACCGCCGTCGACGGGGTCGGCGCCGGCCGCGCCCGCAACCTCGCCGCCGGCGGCCTCTCGCGTCCCGCCGACATCGTCGACGCAGGCGCCGACGAACTCGAACGCGCCGGTCTCGCCGCGGGCGTCGCCGAACGCGTCGTGAACGCGGCCGCCGACTTCCCCGCCATCTCGGTCGACTGGGGTGACGTGCCCGACTCGGTGGCCGCCGGCGACAGCGAGATGTGCGAGGTCCGGGTGCGGAACGCCGGCGGCGGCGCCCGCGTCGGCGTCCGCGTCACCGTCAACGGCGTCGAGATGCACGCGAAGGAGACCTACCTCTCGGACGTGACGACGGTGCCGGTCGGGGTGTTCGGGGCGGACGCCGATGAACTCGACTTCCGGGTCGAGGTGGCCTTCGTGGAACTGCCGATTCGGCCGTTCGTGGCGGAGCGGACGGTCCGGGTGGTGTGA